CAGAGCATCTACCGCATGTTGCCATTGCGACGTCGCTCGCGGCGATTATTTTGACCTCTTTATCTTCTGCTCGTGCCCATCACAAACGTGAAAATATCCCTTGGCAGCTGTTTCGAACCATGTTGCCAGGGTTTGTACTTGGTGCAATTTGTTCCGGCTTTATTTCAGAATTAATTGCAGCGACTCTGTTACAGCAAATTTTTGCTGTTTTTGTCATGTTGATGGCTATTCAGATGGCTTTCCCGATGAAGCCAAACTCAAGTCGTGAAATGCCCAGTGCTATGAACCTATTTTTAGCTGCGGTAATGATTGCGCTAATCGCTGGCTTGATGGGAATTGGTGGTGGTGTGCTCATTATTCCGTTCCTGACTTGGTGCGGATTACAGATGCGCTATGCAATAGGCTTGTCATCTGCAACGGGTTTACTCATCGCGCTATTTGGTAGTATTGGTTATACATTGGCTGGGTGGAATGTTGCTTCATTGCCGGAGGGGACATTAGGCTTTATCTATCTACCTGCATTACTCGGCATAGTGGCCACATCGATGTTAGTTGCACCATTAGGTGCCAAGGCTGCGACTAATTGGCCAACTGCTAAGTTGAAAAAAATATTTGCCATATTCTTGGCCATTGTTGGCCTGAAGCTGGTACTAACATAATGCTACTACAGCAATAGAGTAGCTTGTCATTGAAATTGAACCGGCGCTAATTCGGTCATTTTGTTTTTATAGGTAAATTGTCATGAAACAGTATTTAGCACTTTGTCAAAGGATCCTTGACGAAGGTACATGGGTTGAAAACAGTCGTACAGGTAAACGCTGCCTAACAGTTATTAATGCTGACCTGGTCTACCATGTTGATAAGAATGAGTTCCCGTTAATCACCACTCGTAAGAGCTTTTGGAAAGCGGCGATTGCAGAGATGCTTGGCTATATACGTGGTTATGATAGTGCGGCTGATTTTCGTCAAATTGGTGCTAAAACTTGGGACGCAAATTCTAACGATAACCAGGCTTGGCTCGATAACCCCTATCGTAAAGGAACTGACGATATGGGGCGTGTATATGGTGTCCAAGGCCGCAGTTGGAACAAACCTGACGGTGGCTCAATTGATCAATTACGTAAAATTGTCGATAACTTATCTAGAGGAGTTGATGATAGAGGCGAGATCCTCAGCTTTTATAATCCTGGTGAGTTTCATATGGGGTGTTTAAGACCTTGTATGCACACCCATAATTTTTCGTTACTTGGCGATACACTGCACTTAACGAGCTTTCAACGCTCTTGTGATGTGCCCCTTGGGCTTAACTTTAACCAAGTGCAAGTGTTTACGCTATTGGCGTTAATAGCACAGATTACTGGCCTTAAAGCCGGTACTGCCTATCACAAAATTGTTAATGCCCATATTTATGAAGATCAATTAGAGTTGATGCAAAATGTGCAGCTAACCCGTAGTCCATTTGAATCACCAAAGTTATCCATAAACCCAGATATTAAATCATTAGAAGATTTGGAAACATGGGTAACAATGGCTGACTT
The Shewanella sp. KX20019 DNA segment above includes these coding regions:
- a CDS encoding sulfite exporter TauE/SafE family protein, with the translated sequence MESWLVVFSICLALGAVIGFMAGLLGIGGGLIAVPALLHILPSVGVPAEHLPHVAIATSLAAIILTSLSSARAHHKRENIPWQLFRTMLPGFVLGAICSGFISELIAATLLQQIFAVFVMLMAIQMAFPMKPNSSREMPSAMNLFLAAVMIALIAGLMGIGGGVLIIPFLTWCGLQMRYAIGLSSATGLLIALFGSIGYTLAGWNVASLPEGTLGFIYLPALLGIVATSMLVAPLGAKAATNWPTAKLKKIFAIFLAIVGLKLVLT
- a CDS encoding thymidylate synthase; translation: MKQYLALCQRILDEGTWVENSRTGKRCLTVINADLVYHVDKNEFPLITTRKSFWKAAIAEMLGYIRGYDSAADFRQIGAKTWDANSNDNQAWLDNPYRKGTDDMGRVYGVQGRSWNKPDGGSIDQLRKIVDNLSRGVDDRGEILSFYNPGEFHMGCLRPCMHTHNFSLLGDTLHLTSFQRSCDVPLGLNFNQVQVFTLLALIAQITGLKAGTAYHKIVNAHIYEDQLELMQNVQLTRSPFESPKLSINPDIKSLEDLETWVTMADFEVTGYEHHDAIQYPFSV